GTGAAGAATTCAAAACAAAAGAAGGACAGAAAAAAGGGATCGAGCAACTAGAAAAACACGGCATTGAAGGTCTTGTTGTCATTGGTGGGGACGGTTCTTACCAAGGGGCAAAAGCCTTGACGGAATGGGGATACCCATGTGTCGGTGTACCGGGGACGATCGATAATGATATCCCAGGGACTGAATATACAATCGGTTTTGATACAGCTCTGAACACGGTCATCGATGCGATCGATAAAATCCGTGATACGGCTACATCCCATGAGCGGACGTTCATCATTGAAGTAATGGGACGCAACGCGGGGGATATCGCTCTTTGGGCAGGTCTTGCCGGCGGAGCGGAAACGGTCCTGATCCCTGAGGAGAAATTCGATCTTGACGACGTTGTCGGCCGTTTGAAAAAAGGACAGGAACGCGGAAAGAAGCATAGTATCATCATTGTTGCAGAAGGTGTCATGTCTGCCAATGAATTTGCGAACCGCTTCACAGAAGCAACAGGAATGGATACGCGTGTCTCCGTCCTTGGTCATATCCAGCGCGGTGGAACGCCGACAGCTGCAGACCGTGTTCTTGCCAGCCGTTTAGGGGCTCATGCCGTTGAACTATTGGCCCAGGGTAAAGGCGGAAGAGCGGTAGGAATTGAGAAAAATCAACTAGTTGATTACGATATTATTGAAGCACTTGCCAAGCCACATCAAATTGATTTGAACATGTACAGACTTTCCAAAGAGCTTTCAATCTAAATTGTTGTAAGATTTCAGGAGGTAAAGAAAATGAGAAAAACGAAAATAGTATGTACGATCGGTCCTGCCAGTGAAAGTGTAGAGAAGTTATCTCAACTGATCGAAGCCGGAATGAACGTTTCCCGCTTGAACTTTTCACATGGTGACCATGATGAGCACGGACAACGCATCATCAATATCCGCGAAGCAGCAGAAAAAGCCGGTAAGACAGTAGGGATCCTGCTTGATACAAAAGGTCCGGAAATCCGCACAAACAATATGCAGGACGGAGCGATCGAATTAACTCAAGGATCCAATATCATCGTTTCCATGAAAGAAGTACTGGGAACAACTGAGAAATTCTCCGTTACATACGAAGGATTGATCGATGATGTTCATGTTGGTTCCAAAATTCTTCTTGATGACGGTCTGATCGGGTTGGAAGTAACGGAAATCGACAAAGCCAACGGTGAAATCCATACACATGTTGCCAACAGCGGTACACTTAAAAATAAAAAAGGTGTAAACGTACCGGGCGTTTCTGTGAACCTTCCTGGGATCACTGATAAGGATGCCAGTGATATCGTATTCGGTATCGGACAAGGCGTTGACTTTATCGCAGCATCATTCGTACGTCGTGCATCTGATGTACTTGAAATCCGTCAATTACTGGAAGAGCATAATGCGTCTCATATTCAAATCATCCCTAAGATCGAAAATCAAGAGGGTGTAGACAACATCGATGAAATCCTTGAAGTATCTGACGGATTGATGGTGGCACGTGGAGACCTTGGTGTGGAAATCCCTGCTGAGGAAGTACCACTTGTGCAAAAAATGCTGATCAAGAAATGTAATTCTCTTGGTAAGCCTGTCATCACAGCAACTCAAATGCTTGATTCTATGCAGCGTAACCCAAGACCGACAAGAGCGGAAGCAAGTGACGTTGCCAACGCCATTTTTGATGGAACAGATGCGATCATGCTTTCTGGTGAGACGGCGGCAGGTTCTTACCCTGTAGAAGCGGTTCAAACGATGCATAATATCGCGTCAAGAGCAGAAACGGCCCTTGATTACAATGCGATCCTATCTTCCCGAAGCAAAGACAGCGAGCACAATATGACGGATGCCATCGGTCAATCCGTAGCATATACAGCTCTTAATCTTGATGTGAATGCCATTGTCGCTCCGACTGAGAGTGGCCACACGGCACGCATGATCTCTAAATACCGTCCGAAAGCACCAATCGTTGCCGTGACTGGTACAGACTCTGTATCACGCCGCCTGGCACTTGTATGGGGTGTCTACCCTACAGTCGGCCGCAAAGTGACGACAACCGATGAAATGCTTGATATGGCAGTAGAAGAGAGCGTCAACTCAGGTATGACGAAGCACGGAGACCGCATCGTCATCACAGCGGGTGTTCCGATCGGTGAATCCGGAACGACGAACCTGATGAAAATCCACGTAGTGGGCGATGTCGTTGCAAAAGGTCAAGGAATCGGACGTAAATCTGCATACGGTAAAGCAGTCGTTGCCACATCAGCTGAAGAAGCGGTGAAGAACATGACTGATGGTGGCGTCCTTGTCACAATCGGCACGGACAAAGAAATGATGCCTGCCCTTGAAAAATGTTCAGCACTGATCGTTGAAGAAGGCGGTCTGACAAGTCACGCAGCCGTAGTCGGAATCAACCTTGGAATTCCTGTTGTGGTCGGAGTCGACCATGCCACTTCACTATTCAAGAATGGCCAGGAAATCACGGTGGATGCGACTCATGGCGTGATTTATAATGGGTATGCGAGTGTATTGTAAGTAGATAGTTATGGGAAAACCAGAGTCTTTTTATGGGCTCTGGTTTTTTTGTATAGGATGGAGTGATCGTCGAGCCATCCCATCCAAAAGCACCGCAACAAGGATAACCCTCAACATAAAACAGAATTTCTCTAATATGCTATAATAAATACCAAGCAAGTATTAAACCAAATGGAGGAATCCATCATGAGATATATGCTTTTACTATTGATTATCATACCGGCACTTGAAATTGGCTTATTGGTCCTTTCCGGACAGGCCATTGGTCTCGTCCCGACCGTGTTATTGATTATTATGACAGGGATCCTTGGAGCGTACCTTGCGAAGAAGCAGGGGATCGAGACGATAAGGAAGGCTCAGCGGGACATGCAGTATGGTCAGATGCCCGGGGAGGCCATCATGGATGGTTTGTGTATACTGGTGGGCGGAATCGTCCTGCTGACACCGGGATTCATTACGGATGCCCTTGGATTTCTCTTATTGCTCCCGGCCACGAGGAGAATGTTCAAGCCATTCTTCTATCGGTTATTTAAACGCTTGATCAACAAAGGGAACGTCATCATATACAGATAACGGAAAACGCACTGCTCACAGATGGAGCAGTGCGTTTTCTTATTTCACACCCATGATGAATTTCCAAGTATCTTCAAATACCCCTGCTCTTTTTAAAGTTGATAATATCACCAGTACAACAGGACCGACGATCAGTCCGAGAAAACCGATGAGCTTAAACCCGACAAATAAAGCAATAAGGGTGGCCAAGGGATCGAGTCCGATGCTTGAAGACAGCACTTTCGGTTCCATGATCTGCCGCTGGACGACTACGACCAGGTACAGGACCGAAAGCCCGATCCCCAATCCTGTATTGCCTGTAATGAATTCATAGATGATCCACGGCACGAATACTGCCCCTGTCCCGAGATAAGGGAGGATATCCACGAGACCTGTCACGAGTGCGATGGTGATTGCGTAATCTACTCTCAGGATGATCAAACCGATCAGAACGATGATCGCTGTGATGGAAATGAGAGTGAATTGAGCACGGATGAAACCGAACAGTGCCCGTTTTAAGTCGAAGAACACTTTTCTCCCACTGCTCATCGCCTTACCCGGAATGATTTTCTCCGCTTTGGCAGATAATGTATACCAATCCTTGCTTATGAAGAATGTAGCGAGCGCCGCGAAGATCAGGACGGACGCAGCATTTGGGATCCACGAGATCAACTGGGGCAGTTTGGTAAAAAAGTTTTGCAGGAAATCACCAGCCGACGTCGCAATTTTCGTTCCGGCAGTCTGGACATTTTCGAGAATCGTATCCTGCTGGCCGGCTTCAAGATTTTTGAATAATCCTGCGAGCTGATTGTAGAGAGGGATGACCTGTCCGACAATGATATCCTCTGCATATGTAACAAGGGTTTGAACATGCTTAGGCAGTTCTTCTGCCAAATAATTGGCTCCGGAAACGATTTCGGCAATCAATAATGTGATGAGACCTGCGAAAATGGCAACGATCAAGATGAGGGACACGGTGACGGCCCATATCCTCGGGAGCCATTTCTCCAGCCCGTTCACCAGGGGATTGATCAACAAGGCGATGGCAACGGCGATGATGAATGGATAAGCAAGTTTCCATATGTAATAGAGTGAAATCAATGAGAGAATGATGATCGAGAGAACGATCAAAAAGCGGATCGTTCGATAAACATAATCTAAATTCAAGGGTTTCCCTCCTACCGGGTCTAGTACTTCTATTTTATAGGAGACAGGAAATGAAAGGAAGATATATTTGCAGTGGTTGGAGCATTTTATGAATGATATGAAAAGTTGATATGGTAGGATAATGATTGGAGTACATATAGGAGAGGCAGGGGATTCATATGACTCAGCCATTCATGTTTTTACTGCTTTTATTGGGAATCGGGCTGATAGCGAAAAATCAATCCATTATTATAGCCGTAGCATTTCTACTTGTACTAAAGCTGCTTGGGCTTGATGAGAAAATGTTCGCGACGATTCAGTCGAAAGGCATTAACTGGGGTGTGACGATCATTACCATTGCCGTCCTTGCACCGATTGCAACAGGGGAAATCGGCTTTAAGGATCTCTTTGATTCGTTGAAGTCCCCTTATGCCTGGATTGCACTCGCCTCTGGAATGGCAGTGGCTTTGATTGCAAAGAATGGGTTGATTCTACTGGAAGATGACCCCCACCTGACAACGGCCCTCGTTCTTGGCACGGTGCTAGCCGTCGCTCTCTTTAAAGGGGTTGCGGTAGGGCCTTTGATCGGCGCCGGGATCGCCTATCTTGCTATGAAATTGTATGAATTATTTCTGTAAACATGCATGGGCGATCCCCCGGTTCGACCCTCTTTTTTATCCCTGGTTTATTTTTCTAGAAAAATAATTTTTATAGAAATTGATGCGTTTTCATTCACAAAAGTCAGATAATTGTTTATAATAGGAAATGTAAGCGCATCCCAAGCTCTCATGATAGTATAGGAAGAGCCGGGAATCATTTTTTGTATAGGAATTGAGCAATCGCTCAGCGTTTTTTTACGTTCTATTTAAACAAGCCTACTAGACTTAATAGATCGTTCTGTAGGGTTTTATACTCATATGAAAATGGGTAAAAGACAAGTATATAACAAAAGGAGAGGTTATTATGACAGCAACTCGCGGATTAGAAGGAGTTGTAGCGACGACATCGTCCATCAGTTCAATCATTGACGATACTCTTACATATGTTGGCTACAACATTGATGATTTAGCAAATAATGCAAGCTTCGAAGAGGTTATCTACTTATTATGGCATCTGAAACTGCCAAATGCATCAGAACTTAAGGAATTTACAGAGCTGTTAGCAGCGAACGCTGAATTGCCTAAGGAAGTCATCGAGCATTTCAAGATGTACAACATCAAGGAAGTCCATCCGATGGCCGCTTTACGTTCAGCTGTATCCCTGCTTGGGTTGTATGATGATAAAGCAGACGTGATGGAAGATAAGGAAAACTATCTGAAAGCCGTTCGCCTTCAAGCGAAGATCCCGACGATCGTTACGAGCTTTGCCCGTATCCGCAACGGTCAGGAACCGATTGCACCACGTCAGGACTTAGGTTTTGCAGCTAACTTCCTATACATGCTGACAGGGAAAGATCCTGAGCCTGTTGAAGTTGAAGCATTCAATAAAGCGCTTGTCCTTCACGCGGACCATGAGTTAAACGCTTCCACATTCACAGCACGTGTTTGTGTCGCGACTCTATCAGACGTCTATTCAGGTGTTACCGCTGCGATCGGTGCCTTAAAAGGACCTCTTCACGGTGGGGCAAATGAGCAGGTTATGAAGATGCTTACTGAAATCGGTTCTGTCGATAAAGCAGAAGAGTACATCCTCGACAAACTGGAGAAGAAAGAAAAGATCATGGGCTTCGGTCACCGTGTATACCGTCAGGGAGATCCACGTGCCAAGCACCTGAAAGAAATGTCCAAGAAATTAACTGAATTGACAGGACAAAGTAAATACTACGAAATGTCCGTTAAGGTTGAAGATGTATTCACATCTAATAAAGGCTTACCGCCAAATGTTGATTTCTACTCAGCATCTGTTTACCACAGCTTAGGTATCGATCATGACTTATTCACTCCGATCTTTGCTGTAAGCCGTGTATCCGGCTGGTTGGCACACATCCTGGAACAATATTCAAATAACCGCCTGATCCGTCCTCGTGCTGATTATGTAGGGCCTGGCAAGCAACAATACGTGCCGGTTGAACAAAGAGGTTAATCTTCAATATTTACAAATAGTAAAAATATTGGTGTAATAATAAGTGAAGGGGAATGACTCTGCATGGGTAACTTACGGGTCATCCCCTTTGAAATGAATAAATGGAGGTTACATAATGACACAAGGTGAAAAAATTACAAACCAGAATGGCCAACTTAATGTGCCTAACAATCCAATCGTCCCATTCATTGAAGGTGACGGAACGGGTCCAGATATTTGGGCAGCAGCTCAACGCGTCCTGGATGCTTCTGTAGAGAAAGCATACAAAGGCGAACGCAAGATTTCCTGGAAAGAAGTATATGCTGGGGAAAAAGCATTCAACAAAACGGGTGAATGGCTTCCAAACGATACACTAGAAGCAATCCGTGAATATTTCATCGCGATCAAAGGTCCACTTACGACTCCTGTCGGCGGCGGAATCCGTTCATTGAACGTGGCTCTTCGCCAGGAATTGGATCTATTCACATGCCTGCGTCCAGTACGCTACTTCGAAGGTGTTCCTTCTCCGGTTAAGCGTCCTGAAGATACTGACATGGTCATCTTCCGTGAAAATACTGAAGATATCTATGCAGGTATCGAGTACGCTAAAGGTTCTGACGAAGTGAAAAAATTAATCAGCTTCCTTCAAGACGAAATGGGCGTTAACAAAATCCGTTTCCCAGAAACATCAGGTATCGGAATCAAGCCTGTGTCTGAAGAAGGGACAAGCCGTTTAGTCCGTGCAGCAATCAACTACGCGATCACTGAAGGCCGTAAATCTGTAACACTTGTTCACAAAGGGAACATCATGAAGTTCACTGAAGGAGCATTCAAAAACTGGGGTTACGAAATTGCTGAGAAAGAATTCGGCGACAAAGTATTCACTTGGGCTCAATATGACAAGATCAAAGATGCTGACGGATTGGACGCTGCAAACAAAGCTCAATCTGATGCTGAAGCAGCAGGTAAGATCATTGTGAAAGATTCAATCGCTGATATCTTCTTACAACAGATCCTTACTCGTCCAGCTGAGTTCGATGTAGTGGCAACAATGAACCTAAACGGAGATTACATCTCTGACGCACTTGCTGCTCAAGTTGGTGGAATCGGTATCGCTCCTGGAGCAAACATCAACTACGAAACAGGACATGCCATCTTTGAGGCGACTCATGGAACGGCACCTAAATATGCAGGTATGGATAAAGTGAATCCTTCATCTGTCATCCTTTCAGGTGTGCTTATGCTTGAACACCTTGGCTGGACAGAAGCTGCTAACCTGATCACAAAATCAATGGAAAAAACAATCGCTTCTAAAGTGGTAACATATGACTTCGCCCGTCTGATGGATGGCGCGACAGAAGTGAAATGCTCTGAGTTCGGTTCTGCTTTAATCGATAACATGGAAGCATAATAAATAGACATAAGGTTGGGGTGCTTCGTATTGAAGCACTCCTTCCTTTAAATAATGAGACGAATAGGAGGAATCATGATGGCAATTAAACGTAGAAAAGTATCTGTGATCGGTGGAGGTTTCACCGGGGCGACAACGGCACTGATGCTCGCCCAGAAAGAGCTTGGAGATGTTGTATTGGTTGATATTCCGCAAAACGAGGATCCAACGAAAGGGAAGGCACTCGATATGCTTGAGGCAAGTCCTGTACAGGGCTTTGATTCAACCATCAACGGTACGTCCAATTATGAAGATACGAAGGACTCGGATATCGTTGTTATCACTGCCGGGATTGCCCGTAAACCGGGTATGAGCCGTGATGATCTGGTTCAGACCAATCAAAAGGTCATGAAATCAGTGACTCAGCAAATCGTGAAGCACTCACCTGACTGTTACATCATCGTACTGACCAATCCCGTGGATGCCATGACCTATACAGTCTTCAAGGAATCCGGTTTCCCGAAAGAGCGCGTGATCGGACAATCAGGAGTCCTGGATACAGCCCGCTTCCGCACCTTTGTCGCACAGGAATTAAACCTGTCCGTGAAGGATATTACAGGATTCGTCCTCGGCGGTCACGGTGATGACATGGTCCCTCTTATTCGTTACTCATACGCTGGAGGCATCCCTCTGGAGACACTTATCCCGAAAGACCGCCTCGACGCCATCGTGGAGCGCACCCGTAAAGGCGGAGGAGAAATCGTGGGACTTCTCGGTAACGGAAGTGCCTACTATGCACCGGCCGCATCCCTCGTCCAAATGGTCGAAGCCATCCTTAAAGACCAGCGCCGCGTCATCCCGGCCATCGCCTACCTAGAAGGCGAATACGGATTCGAAGGCATCTACCTCGGCGTCCCGACCATCCTAGGAGGAAACGGCCTAGAGAAAATCATCGAACTCGAACTCACAGAAGACGAAAAAGCCGCACTTTCCAACTCAGCCGACGCAGTGAAAAACGTCATGTCTTCATTGGCTTAACCACATAACCAAAGCTGACTTCCAATATGGGGGTCAGTTTTTTTTGTTGTATAAACTCTTTTAACGATTTCGTCTATTTTTAGTAATCAATAAACCAACAATGCTCTGTCAACAAAATACTACTGAGGATAGGGTGTGTGCTACGCTTACAGCTAGTGTTTGTCATTTATTATCTCTGTCGTCTATTTTAGGATTATTAGAAGGGGATTCTATAATAATAGATTTTGAAGTAGTATTAACATATGCCCCGATAGTTGATTGTAGCGGAAGGTGCTCGACTCCTGCGGGAAACAACGAAAAGCGCAGGCGGCTTGTTCAGCCCCGACAAGCATAAGATGAATGGACCGGGAAGGCGTTTTTTGCCTTCTTGGACCATTTAGCTTATGACCTCGAGGGGCTAGCCGCCGGAGCTGGACAAGGGTAGGACACCACTTGCAGCAGAGGAGGCTCACCGCCCGCCCCGCGGAAAGCGAGCACCTGCAGCGGAAATCAACCAGCACTCGCTCATCTCATTATTCGCCTTTCTTTTGAAACCAATCAGAAAACGAAATGATCAATCCACGCGTAAAAACTCTTTGTATGGTAACCCTAAAAATGATAAAATACTAATAGACAGACAATAAAAACAATTTTTATTATTTAAAATTGTAATCGTTTACATACTTGGAGGTGCTTCTTATGTTATTAGGGAAAAAGAGAAAACTGGGAAGAAAAATCGAAGAAATGACCGTCGGTGAAAAACTGACCCTCACAGAAAAAATTGAAGACAATGAACTTCTTCTATACCTGGGCCTCACAAATGATGCCAATCCATTATATATCCAGCACGATTATGCCTCACAGACACCCTTTAAAAAGCCGATCGTTCCATCTATCATGCTGACGGGGATCATTACATCGGCGGTGTCGAAGTATCTGCCGGGACCGGGCTCCCATATCGTGGAGCAAACCATTGAATTTCCAAAGCCGGTCTATCATTATGCAACAGTTCAATTCCTCTTTGAAGTGACAGAAGTCAATCCACATAACCATCTGGTTACCATCCAGGTATCGGCTACGAACGAGGAAGATGAAAAGGTGATCAACGGAACCATCAAGGTGTGTCCGCCTCATCACCTGGAAAAAATGAATAGTCATGCATTGGAAAACTTCTAATGCCGGGAGGGAGCTATGTCATCATAGCTCTTTTTTTATGCATGAAAATGATAAAGAAAAAGCTTGATGTGCATCCTATCATAAAGGGCAGTAAAAAACTAAAAAGGATTAAATGATGGTAAGCCCGGAGAATTATATTATAATGAAAGTACAATTACATAAACAGTTTGGATGTTGGGGTTAATTTTCTTTGGTATGGAGGCACAATACATGAGCAAAAAAATCTTGGTAGTCGATGATGAACAATCCATTGCAACACTCTTAAAGTACAATCTGGAGCAATCCGGTTATTCAGTGACAACAGCACATGACGGAGCGGAAGGAAGGGATCTTGCGATTGAACAGTCCCCGGACTTGATCGTCCTTGACCTGATGCTTCCGTCCATGGATGGAATCGAGGTATGCAAAGAATTGCGGCAGCGAAAAATCAATATCCCGATCCTGATGTTAACGGCGAAGGATGATGAATTCGATAAAGTCCTCGGTTTGGAGCTTGGTGCAGATGACTATATGACAAAACCGTTCAGCCCCCGTGAAGTGGTGGCGAGGGTGAAGGCGATCCTAAGGCGAAGTCAGGCCATTCGGGAAACGGAACCGGCTGCCGAAGAACCGACCGATTATAAGGAAGTCGGGGAACTAAAGGTATACCCTGAACAATATGAGGCGTATTTCCAAGGAGAATTACTTGAACTGACACCAAAGGAATTCGAGCTTTTATTATATTTGACGGATAACAAAGGAAGAGTCCTTACGAGGGATCAGCTGCTGAGTGCGGTATGGAACTACGACTTTGCAGGAGATACGAGAATCGTGGATGTGCATATCAGCCATCTACGGGAAAAAATTGAGTCCAATACGAAAAAACCAACCTATATCAAAACGATTCGTGGTCTCGGGTATAAATTGGAGGAGCCTAAAAATCGATGACCAAATTTAGAACAAAGCTCCTATTTGCTCTCATTACGTTGATCATCGCTGTCTTAATAGGGCTTGGTCTGCTTTTGGGCCAGATTTTCAAGAACTTCTATTTGGATACCTTTAACTCCAGGATTCAAAAGGAGACCAGGTTACTGGCAAGCTCCATTGAGGAGAACGGGGCACCGAAAGAAATCGATCCTGAAATGATCAAAGGGTTGAGCGACATATTGGATGTCCGGATCACCGTGCTCGATAAATCCGGGGATGTAGTCCACGATACGGATACGGCAGATTCATTGGTTGGTCCACAGCAGAAGAAAATCGTACAGGAAATCCAGAAAAATTGGGATGTGAAACAGAAGCATAAAAAACTCGTCACATCTGGAAATGAATATCGGTATTACTGGTATCCATTAAAAAATGCCAACGGTGAAAAGATGGGACTTCTCATTATGAGCGCAGAGGTGGATGCCCTGGAAAGAGGCACTCAGCAAATTTGGTTCGTACTGTCCATTTCCTTGGGGCTTGCCCTGGTACTCATCATCATCCTTGGCTCAAGGATTACGGTGAGGTATACAAAGCCCATTGAATCAGCGACCAATGTGGCAATGGAGCTCGCCAAGGGGAATTACCGTGCCAGGACCTACGAGGACCGGCTGGATGAAACGAGTATGCTCAGCACCTCCATCAATATTCTGGCGAGAAACCTTCAGGAAATGGTGAATTCCCAGGAAATGCAGCAAGACCGCTTAACGACATTGATTGAAAATATGGGGAGCGCTCTTCTATTGATCGATCACCGGGGGTTTGTCGTCTTAACGAACAGGACGTTCAGGGAATTCTTTAACCTGGAAGAGAGCCAACTGAAGAAAGTACGATACCATGAGGTGATTCACTATTCTGAAGTGAATAAGCTTGTGGAGGAAATCTTTATGACGGAGGAGCGATTGAGAAAGCAGATTCTCCTTCCGTACAAGCTTGATCGAAAGCACTATGAAGTGTACGGAGCCCCCATTATCGGCAACAA
The DNA window shown above is from Rossellomorea vietnamensis and carries:
- the pyk gene encoding pyruvate kinase → MRKTKIVCTIGPASESVEKLSQLIEAGMNVSRLNFSHGDHDEHGQRIINIREAAEKAGKTVGILLDTKGPEIRTNNMQDGAIELTQGSNIIVSMKEVLGTTEKFSVTYEGLIDDVHVGSKILLDDGLIGLEVTEIDKANGEIHTHVANSGTLKNKKGVNVPGVSVNLPGITDKDASDIVFGIGQGVDFIAASFVRRASDVLEIRQLLEEHNASHIQIIPKIENQEGVDNIDEILEVSDGLMVARGDLGVEIPAEEVPLVQKMLIKKCNSLGKPVITATQMLDSMQRNPRPTRAEASDVANAIFDGTDAIMLSGETAAGSYPVEAVQTMHNIASRAETALDYNAILSSRSKDSEHNMTDAIGQSVAYTALNLDVNAIVAPTESGHTARMISKYRPKAPIVAVTGTDSVSRRLALVWGVYPTVGRKVTTTDEMLDMAVEESVNSGMTKHGDRIVITAGVPIGESGTTNLMKIHVVGDVVAKGQGIGRKSAYGKAVVATSAEEAVKNMTDGGVLVTIGTDKEMMPALEKCSALIVEEGGLTSHAAVVGINLGIPVVVGVDHATSLFKNGQEITVDATHGVIYNGYASVL
- the ytvI gene encoding sporulation integral membrane protein YtvI, coding for MNLDYVYRTIRFLIVLSIIILSLISLYYIWKLAYPFIIAVAIALLINPLVNGLEKWLPRIWAVTVSLILIVAIFAGLITLLIAEIVSGANYLAEELPKHVQTLVTYAEDIIVGQVIPLYNQLAGLFKNLEAGQQDTILENVQTAGTKIATSAGDFLQNFFTKLPQLISWIPNAASVLIFAALATFFISKDWYTLSAKAEKIIPGKAMSSGRKVFFDLKRALFGFIRAQFTLISITAIIVLIGLIILRVDYAITIALVTGLVDILPYLGTGAVFVPWIIYEFITGNTGLGIGLSVLYLVVVVQRQIMEPKVLSSSIGLDPLATLIALFVGFKLIGFLGLIVGPVVLVILSTLKRAGVFEDTWKFIMGVK
- the pfkA gene encoding 6-phosphofructokinase — protein: MKKIGVLTSGGDSPGMNAAVRAVVRKAIFMDIEVYGIYQGYNGLINGNIKKLELGSVGDIIHRGGTMLYTARCEEFKTKEGQKKGIEQLEKHGIEGLVVIGGDGSYQGAKALTEWGYPCVGVPGTIDNDIPGTEYTIGFDTALNTVIDAIDKIRDTATSHERTFIIEVMGRNAGDIALWAGLAGGAETVLIPEEKFDLDDVVGRLKKGQERGKKHSIIIVAEGVMSANEFANRFTEATGMDTRVSVLGHIQRGGTPTAADRVLASRLGAHAVELLAQGKGGRAVGIEKNQLVDYDIIEALAKPHQIDLNMYRLSKELSI
- the citZ gene encoding citrate synthase; this encodes MTATRGLEGVVATTSSISSIIDDTLTYVGYNIDDLANNASFEEVIYLLWHLKLPNASELKEFTELLAANAELPKEVIEHFKMYNIKEVHPMAALRSAVSLLGLYDDKADVMEDKENYLKAVRLQAKIPTIVTSFARIRNGQEPIAPRQDLGFAANFLYMLTGKDPEPVEVEAFNKALVLHADHELNASTFTARVCVATLSDVYSGVTAAIGALKGPLHGGANEQVMKMLTEIGSVDKAEEYILDKLEKKEKIMGFGHRVYRQGDPRAKHLKEMSKKLTELTGQSKYYEMSVKVEDVFTSNKGLPPNVDFYSASVYHSLGIDHDLFTPIFAVSRVSGWLAHILEQYSNNRLIRPRADYVGPGKQQYVPVEQRG
- a CDS encoding DUF441 domain-containing protein; this translates as MTQPFMFLLLLLGIGLIAKNQSIIIAVAFLLVLKLLGLDEKMFATIQSKGINWGVTIITIAVLAPIATGEIGFKDLFDSLKSPYAWIALASGMAVALIAKNGLILLEDDPHLTTALVLGTVLAVALFKGVAVGPLIGAGIAYLAMKLYELFL
- a CDS encoding FxsA family protein, with translation MRYMLLLLIIIPALEIGLLVLSGQAIGLVPTVLLIIMTGILGAYLAKKQGIETIRKAQRDMQYGQMPGEAIMDGLCILVGGIVLLTPGFITDALGFLLLLPATRRMFKPFFYRLFKRLINKGNVIIYR
- the mdh gene encoding malate dehydrogenase; translated protein: MAIKRRKVSVIGGGFTGATTALMLAQKELGDVVLVDIPQNEDPTKGKALDMLEASPVQGFDSTINGTSNYEDTKDSDIVVITAGIARKPGMSRDDLVQTNQKVMKSVTQQIVKHSPDCYIIVLTNPVDAMTYTVFKESGFPKERVIGQSGVLDTARFRTFVAQELNLSVKDITGFVLGGHGDDMVPLIRYSYAGGIPLETLIPKDRLDAIVERTRKGGGEIVGLLGNGSAYYAPAASLVQMVEAILKDQRRVIPAIAYLEGEYGFEGIYLGVPTILGGNGLEKIIELELTEDEKAALSNSADAVKNVMSSLA
- the icd gene encoding NADP-dependent isocitrate dehydrogenase — protein: MTQGEKITNQNGQLNVPNNPIVPFIEGDGTGPDIWAAAQRVLDASVEKAYKGERKISWKEVYAGEKAFNKTGEWLPNDTLEAIREYFIAIKGPLTTPVGGGIRSLNVALRQELDLFTCLRPVRYFEGVPSPVKRPEDTDMVIFRENTEDIYAGIEYAKGSDEVKKLISFLQDEMGVNKIRFPETSGIGIKPVSEEGTSRLVRAAINYAITEGRKSVTLVHKGNIMKFTEGAFKNWGYEIAEKEFGDKVFTWAQYDKIKDADGLDAANKAQSDAEAAGKIIVKDSIADIFLQQILTRPAEFDVVATMNLNGDYISDALAAQVGGIGIAPGANINYETGHAIFEATHGTAPKYAGMDKVNPSSVILSGVLMLEHLGWTEAANLITKSMEKTIASKVVTYDFARLMDGATEVKCSEFGSALIDNMEA
- a CDS encoding MaoC family dehydratase, which encodes MLLGKKRKLGRKIEEMTVGEKLTLTEKIEDNELLLYLGLTNDANPLYIQHDYASQTPFKKPIVPSIMLTGIITSAVSKYLPGPGSHIVEQTIEFPKPVYHYATVQFLFEVTEVNPHNHLVTIQVSATNEEDEKVINGTIKVCPPHHLEKMNSHALENF
- a CDS encoding response regulator transcription factor, whose product is MSKKILVVDDEQSIATLLKYNLEQSGYSVTTAHDGAEGRDLAIEQSPDLIVLDLMLPSMDGIEVCKELRQRKINIPILMLTAKDDEFDKVLGLELGADDYMTKPFSPREVVARVKAILRRSQAIRETEPAAEEPTDYKEVGELKVYPEQYEAYFQGELLELTPKEFELLLYLTDNKGRVLTRDQLLSAVWNYDFAGDTRIVDVHISHLREKIESNTKKPTYIKTIRGLGYKLEEPKNR